From one Candidatus Acididesulfobacter guangdongensis genomic stretch:
- a CDS encoding heterodisulfide reductase subunit B yields MINYAYYPGCVAQESGKELDNSTRFIAKKLGINLIDMPEASCCGGGVVDGFDHNLKLYINGRTLALAEKLGYDILTVCNTCTLTLSEVNEELINNPESLEKTNAYLSKIGLKYSGTVKVKHLLYIIRDEIGLDKLKQAVTYTLDGVKVAPFYGCHILRPSSVVKFDDVENPSGFEELIKALGAEPVSYIRRTKCCGFQTILVNEVTSTSLAGNAIYEAQQNKADVMVTPCPLCHLSLDTYQGVAAMNINKKLSLPVLHLPQLIGVALGGSYAEMGFSRHNISFRAVMSKIKQNKLK; encoded by the coding sequence ATGATTAATTACGCATACTATCCCGGCTGCGTTGCGCAGGAAAGCGGAAAAGAGTTAGATAACTCTACAAGGTTTATTGCAAAAAAACTTGGCATTAATTTAATTGATATGCCTGAGGCGTCCTGTTGCGGCGGAGGCGTAGTAGATGGATTTGACCATAATTTAAAATTATATATCAATGGAAGAACGTTAGCTTTGGCTGAAAAGTTAGGATATGATATTTTAACCGTGTGTAATACCTGTACTTTAACATTAAGCGAAGTCAATGAAGAACTTATAAATAATCCTGAATCCTTAGAAAAAACGAATGCATATCTTTCCAAGATAGGGCTTAAATATAGCGGTACTGTTAAAGTTAAGCATTTGCTTTACATAATCAGGGATGAAATAGGATTGGATAAACTGAAACAAGCCGTTACCTATACTTTAGACGGTGTTAAAGTAGCTCCTTTTTACGGATGTCACATATTGAGACCAAGCAGCGTTGTCAAGTTTGACGATGTTGAAAACCCGTCGGGATTTGAAGAATTGATAAAGGCTTTAGGCGCTGAGCCTGTTTCTTATATAAGAAGAACTAAATGCTGCGGATTTCAGACTATACTCGTTAACGAGGTTACTTCCACTTCTTTGGCAGGAAATGCTATTTATGAGGCGCAGCAAAACAAGGCAGATGTCATGGTTACGCCGTGCCCTTTATGCCATCTGAGTTTAGACACATATCAAGGTGTGGCGGCTATGAATATAAACAAGAAATTATCGCTTCCGGTATTACATCTGCCGCAGCTGATAGGTGTTGCGCTTGGCGGCAGCTATGCGGAAATGGGTTTTTCAAGACATAATATTTCTTTCAGAGCGGTAATGTCTAAAATTAAACAAAATAAATTAAAATAA
- a CDS encoding succinate dehydrogenase/fumarate reductase iron-sulfur subunit gives MEFTVKSYRFNPEIDEKPYYKEYVLNDFPGMTVLNALMKVKAEIDGTLSFRRSCRSAICGSCAMKINGITKLACKTQVSAEIEKFGVIKVDPLGNMPIIRDLIVDQETFFDKIKEIKPYLLGKTDHIDDDFKALKEGEKIKQPVYYKTEFQNLTGNNDTPNCILCECCYSECGGVVANSKYLGPAALAKLYRYSEDPRDNDKNGSRLVNGSKPAGMFDCVHCQACEEFCPKGISPVKVIVRMHEKAIKNSITFSKGAKHIIGIARSIQETGRLDEIKVAVDSVGISGILNDLPVAIGAGLKGKMPPLRLKLIKDMEDIRVAFKDLNLEEKHD, from the coding sequence ATGGAGTTCACAGTTAAAAGTTATAGATTTAATCCTGAGATTGACGAAAAGCCGTATTATAAGGAATATGTACTTAATGATTTTCCGGGTATGACGGTTTTAAACGCGTTAATGAAGGTTAAGGCGGAGATTGACGGAACGTTAAGTTTCAGGAGGTCATGCAGAAGCGCTATTTGCGGTTCATGCGCAATGAAAATAAACGGTATTACCAAACTTGCGTGCAAAACGCAGGTAAGCGCAGAAATTGAAAAATTCGGCGTCATAAAAGTGGACCCTCTTGGTAATATGCCTATAATAAGAGACCTCATAGTTGACCAGGAAACCTTTTTTGATAAAATTAAAGAAATTAAGCCATATCTGCTTGGTAAAACAGACCATATAGACGATGATTTCAAAGCATTGAAAGAAGGCGAAAAAATCAAACAGCCTGTATATTATAAAACTGAGTTTCAAAATTTAACGGGAAACAACGATACCCCCAATTGTATATTGTGCGAATGCTGCTATTCTGAATGCGGAGGCGTTGTAGCAAATTCAAAATATTTAGGACCTGCCGCTCTTGCTAAATTATACAGATATAGCGAAGACCCGAGAGATAATGATAAAAACGGTTCTCGGCTTGTGAACGGGTCAAAACCGGCAGGAATGTTTGACTGCGTTCATTGTCAAGCATGCGAGGAATTCTGCCCTAAAGGAATTTCGCCCGTTAAAGTGATTGTCAGAATGCACGAAAAAGCTATTAAAAACTCCATAACTTTTTCTAAAGGCGCAAAACATATTATCGGAATTGCAAGGTCTATTCAGGAAACGGGAAGACTTGATGAAATCAAAGTAGCGGTAGATTCAGTCGGTATATCGGGTATTTTAAACGACCTGCCTGTTGCTATAGGCGCCGGACTTAAAGGCAAGATGCCTCCTCTCAGACTTAAACTTATAAAAGATATGGAAGATATCAGAGTGGCCTTTAAAGACTTAAATCTGGAGGAAAAACATGATTAA